Within the Candidatus Poribacteria bacterium genome, the region TCCCTGCCGGAAGGTTCGAGGTGGTGCCTGATCGCCTTCGCCAAAACCCCATCCCTGGAGATGCCTCTCACCGAAGAGAGGGATTTGATACCCGGTCGGATCGCCTCGACGCTCGATCGAGGTAGGACGGATATCGAATCGGCGATCAAGCTGGCCCTCTCCGTTCTGCCATCCGATATACCTCGCAGGATCGTGATCCTGAGCGACGGAAATCAGAACCTCAACGATGCCTCCTCGCTGATACCCCTCCTCAGGGCTGAGGGGACGGAGATCTACACCGTCCCCATATACAGACATCTTGACGGCGAGGTGCTGTTCGATCCACACGTGAGGGTTCCACGGTCGGTCAGGGCTGGCACGCCGATCGAGCTGGTCGCCATAGCGCGGGGCCTCTCCAAGGCTAGAGGCGAAATCACGTTGTATCGAAATGACGAGATCATAAAACATCTGAACCTCTCGATTAGAAGCGGGATCAATCCGGTTCGCGTGACGGATCGGACAGAGGGGGAAGGAAGCTATGAGTACAGATTTCACCTCGAAGCCGAGCCGGATACCATGCCTAACAATAACGACGCCTACGCCTGGATTTCCGTGAAGGGCAGACCTTCGCTGTTGTTCGTCGGGGGTGAAAGGGAGGGGAGATACTTTCTCGATCTGGCGCGTAAGAACGGGATTTCAGCGGAGATCCTCCCGCCGAGCCGTTTCC harbors:
- a CDS encoding VWA domain-containing protein codes for the protein MKRFKRRTILGLIMRGMAVLCLLFALADLKLPLRRDRPAVAFLLDISESVGKPEDGLRELRRYVRSLPEGSRWCLIAFAKTPSLEMPLTEERDLIPGRIASTLDRGRTDIESAIKLALSVLPSDIPRRIVILSDGNQNLNDASSLIPLLRAEGTEIYTVPIYRHLDGEVLFDPHVRVPRSVRAGTPIELVAIARGLSKARGEITLYRNDEIIKHLNLSIRSGINPVRVTDRTEGEGSYEYRFHLEAEPDTMPNNNDAYAWISVKGRPSLLFVGGEREGRYFLDLARKNGISAEILPPSRFPDDVSKLADKDVIVIGNLPSSAFREAQMEAMWLFVNQIGGGVLMLGGDRAFGAGGYFNRSRGSRRLTWTRGERSSEWRLLPSWTNRAVWPYGDGLS